A stretch of Microbacterium sp. LWH3-1.2 DNA encodes these proteins:
- a CDS encoding multifunctional oxoglutarate decarboxylase/oxoglutarate dehydrogenase thiamine pyrophosphate-binding subunit/dihydrolipoyllysine-residue succinyltransferase subunit, with the protein MSSQVTGVGVSNEGEFGANEWLVEELYEQFKIDRNSVDKAWWPVLEAYHPAEGAAAPTQAAPTAPEPPAPAQPAASEPRPVTAPIPVIGAQPVARTTARPAAPQPIPAQAPKASPSAADGQADADVVTPLRGMPKTLAANMDESLTVPTATSVRTVPAKLMIDNRIVINNHMSRTRGGKVSFTHLIGWAIIQALKEFPSQNVFYAEIDGKPSLVAPAHINLGIAIDLPKPDGTRALLVPSIKRAEQLTFNEYLTTYEDLVTRARGNKLTAADFQGTTISLTNPGGIGTVHSVPRLMKGQGCIVGAGALEYPAEFQGASEKTLNELAIGKTITLTSTYDHRVIQGAGSGEFLKKVHELLIGQRGFYEDIFAALRIPYAPIHWAADINVDLAERVDKTARVQELINSFRVRGHLMADIDPLQYMQRTHPDLEIEQHGLTFWDLDREFVTGGFGGKRQMKLRDILGVLRDSYCRTIGIEYMHIQDPTQRAWFQENVEVKYQKPGHDEQLRILDKLNQAEAFETFLQTKYVGQKRFSLEGGESLIPLLDEILQGAAQAGLDGAAIGMAHRGRLNVLTNIAGKTYGQVFREFEGSVAIGSKSGSGDVKYHLGTEGTFSADNESELPVYLAANPSHLETVDGVLEGIVRAKQDRKPIGTFTWLPILVHGDAAFSGQGVVVETLQMSQLRGYRTGGTVHVVVNNQVGFTTTPTDARSSVYATDVAKTIQAPIFHVNGDDPEAVTRVAQLAFAYRERFHRDVVVDLVCYRRRGHNEGDDPSMTQPLMTNLIEAKRSVRRLYTEALVGRGDITEEEYDKAKQDFQNRLEIAFAETHAAETGSSPILVPDASAQPAAGEPATTGVSREVVSLIGDTFVNKPNGFTVHAKLQQLLDKRLDMSRNGSIDWGFGELLAFGSLLLEKTNVRLAGQDSRRGTFVQRHAVLHDRANGQEWIPLTNLSEDQGRFYVYDSLLSEYAAMAFEYGYSVERADSLVLWEAQFGDFANGAQSVIDEYISAADQKWGQQSSVVLLLPHGYEGQGPDHSSARIERYLQMCAQDNMTVARPSTPASYFHLLRRQAYARPRRPLIVFTPKAMLRLRGATSPVEDFLTGRFEPVIDDDRSIDKSAVKRVLLHAGKIHWDLRAELDKNPNPEIALVRLEQYYPAPIDELNAVIDSYPHAELVWVQDEPENQGAWPFIALEVVKSLNGRTISRVSRASAASTATGSPKVHAAEQAAIMQQALTL; encoded by the coding sequence GTGTCGAGCCAGGTGACGGGCGTCGGGGTTTCGAACGAAGGAGAGTTCGGAGCCAACGAGTGGCTCGTCGAGGAGCTGTACGAACAGTTCAAGATCGACCGGAACTCCGTCGACAAGGCGTGGTGGCCCGTTCTCGAGGCCTACCACCCCGCCGAGGGAGCAGCAGCACCGACCCAGGCAGCGCCCACGGCGCCCGAGCCACCGGCGCCGGCGCAGCCGGCGGCATCCGAGCCGCGTCCGGTGACGGCGCCGATCCCGGTGATCGGCGCACAGCCGGTGGCCCGCACCACCGCGCGCCCGGCAGCACCTCAGCCGATCCCGGCGCAGGCGCCGAAGGCCTCGCCCTCGGCGGCCGACGGCCAGGCCGACGCCGACGTCGTCACGCCGCTGCGCGGCATGCCGAAGACCCTCGCCGCCAACATGGACGAGTCGCTGACCGTCCCCACGGCGACGAGCGTCCGCACCGTGCCGGCGAAGCTGATGATCGACAACCGCATCGTCATCAACAACCACATGTCGCGCACCCGCGGCGGCAAGGTGAGCTTCACGCACCTCATCGGATGGGCGATCATCCAGGCGCTCAAGGAGTTCCCGAGCCAGAACGTCTTCTACGCCGAGATCGACGGCAAGCCATCGCTGGTCGCCCCGGCGCACATCAACCTCGGCATCGCGATCGACCTTCCGAAGCCCGACGGCACCCGCGCCCTGCTCGTGCCGAGCATCAAGCGCGCCGAGCAGCTCACCTTCAACGAGTACCTCACGACGTACGAGGATCTGGTCACCCGCGCGCGGGGCAACAAGCTGACGGCAGCCGACTTTCAGGGCACCACGATCTCGCTGACCAACCCCGGCGGCATCGGCACCGTCCACTCGGTGCCGCGCCTCATGAAGGGTCAGGGCTGCATCGTCGGCGCCGGCGCCCTCGAGTACCCCGCCGAGTTCCAGGGCGCGAGCGAGAAGACGCTCAACGAGCTCGCGATCGGCAAGACCATCACGCTCACGAGCACCTACGACCACCGCGTCATCCAGGGCGCCGGGTCGGGCGAGTTCCTCAAGAAGGTGCACGAGCTGCTCATCGGCCAGCGCGGCTTCTACGAGGACATCTTCGCGGCGCTGCGCATCCCGTACGCGCCGATCCACTGGGCGGCCGACATCAACGTCGACCTCGCCGAGCGCGTCGACAAGACCGCGCGCGTGCAGGAGCTCATCAACTCGTTCCGGGTCCGCGGTCACCTCATGGCCGACATCGACCCGCTCCAGTACATGCAGCGCACGCACCCCGACCTGGAGATCGAGCAGCACGGCCTCACGTTCTGGGACCTCGACCGGGAGTTCGTCACCGGCGGCTTCGGCGGTAAGCGCCAGATGAAGCTGCGCGACATCCTCGGAGTGCTGCGCGACTCGTACTGCCGCACGATCGGCATCGAGTACATGCACATCCAGGACCCGACGCAGCGCGCGTGGTTCCAGGAGAACGTCGAGGTCAAATACCAGAAGCCCGGCCACGACGAGCAGCTGCGCATCCTCGACAAGCTCAACCAGGCCGAGGCGTTCGAGACCTTCCTGCAGACGAAGTACGTCGGCCAGAAGCGCTTCAGCCTCGAGGGCGGCGAGTCGCTGATCCCGCTGCTCGACGAGATCCTTCAGGGCGCGGCCCAGGCGGGCCTCGACGGCGCCGCGATCGGCATGGCGCACCGCGGCCGCCTCAACGTGCTGACGAACATCGCCGGCAAGACCTACGGCCAGGTGTTCCGCGAGTTCGAGGGGTCTGTCGCGATCGGGTCGAAGAGCGGCTCGGGCGACGTCAAGTACCACCTGGGAACCGAGGGCACGTTCTCCGCCGACAACGAGTCCGAGCTGCCCGTCTACCTCGCCGCGAACCCGTCGCACCTCGAGACGGTCGACGGCGTGCTCGAGGGCATCGTCCGCGCGAAGCAGGACCGCAAGCCGATCGGCACCTTCACGTGGCTGCCGATCCTCGTCCACGGTGACGCGGCCTTCTCCGGCCAGGGCGTTGTCGTCGAGACCCTGCAGATGTCGCAGCTGCGCGGCTACCGCACCGGCGGCACCGTGCACGTGGTCGTGAACAACCAGGTGGGCTTCACGACGACTCCCACCGACGCACGCAGCTCGGTGTACGCGACCGACGTCGCCAAGACGATCCAGGCTCCGATCTTCCATGTGAACGGCGACGACCCCGAGGCCGTGACCCGCGTCGCGCAGCTGGCCTTCGCCTACCGCGAGCGGTTCCACCGCGACGTCGTGGTCGACCTCGTCTGCTACCGCCGCCGCGGCCACAACGAGGGCGACGACCCGTCGATGACGCAGCCCCTGATGACGAACCTCATCGAGGCCAAGCGCTCGGTGCGGCGCCTCTACACCGAGGCTCTCGTCGGTCGCGGCGACATCACCGAGGAAGAGTACGACAAGGCGAAGCAGGACTTCCAGAACCGGCTCGAGATCGCGTTCGCCGAGACGCACGCGGCCGAGACGGGCTCCTCGCCCATCCTCGTGCCCGACGCGAGTGCCCAGCCCGCCGCCGGTGAGCCGGCGACCACGGGAGTCTCGCGCGAGGTCGTCTCCCTCATCGGCGACACCTTCGTGAACAAGCCCAACGGCTTCACGGTCCACGCCAAGCTGCAGCAGCTTCTCGACAAGCGCCTCGATATGAGCCGCAACGGCTCGATCGACTGGGGCTTCGGCGAACTGCTCGCGTTCGGCTCGCTGCTGCTCGAGAAGACCAATGTGCGCCTCGCCGGCCAGGACTCGCGCCGTGGCACCTTCGTGCAGCGCCACGCGGTGCTGCACGACCGCGCGAACGGTCAGGAGTGGATCCCGCTCACGAACCTCAGCGAGGACCAGGGCCGCTTCTACGTCTACGACTCGCTGTTGAGCGAGTACGCGGCCATGGCATTCGAGTACGGCTACTCGGTCGAGCGCGCCGACTCGCTCGTGCTGTGGGAGGCCCAGTTCGGCGACTTCGCCAACGGCGCCCAGTCGGTCATCGACGAGTACATCTCGGCGGCCGACCAGAAGTGGGGCCAGCAGTCGAGCGTCGTGCTGCTGCTCCCCCACGGCTACGAGGGTCAGGGACCCGACCACTCGTCTGCCCGCATCGAGCGATATCTGCAGATGTGCGCGCAGGACAACATGACCGTCGCGCGCCCGTCGACCCCCGCGTCGTACTTCCACCTGCTGCGCCGCCAGGCGTACGCGCGTCCGCGCCGCCCGCTGATCGTCTTCACCCCGAAGGCGATGCTGCGTCTGCGCGGGGCGACGAGCCCGGTCGAGGACTTCCTCACCGGCCGGTTCGAGCCGGTGATCGACGACGACCGGAGCATCGACAAGTCGGCCGTCAAGCGCGTACTGCTTCACGCCGGCAAGATCCACTGGGATCTGCGCGCCGAGCTCGACAAGAACCCGAACCCCGAGATCGCCCTGGTGCGGCTGGAGCAGTACTACCCGGCCCCGATCGACGAGCTCAACGCTGTGATCGACTCGTACCCCCACGCCGAGCTGGTGTGGGTCCAGGACGAGCCAGAGAACCAGGGCGCCTGGCCCTTCATCGCCCTCGAGGTCGTGAAGAGCCTCAACGGTCGCACCATCAGCCGCGTCTCCCGCGCGTCGGCGGCTTCGACCGCCACCGGGTCGCCGAAGGTGCACGCGGCCGAGCAGGCCGCGATCATGCAGCAGGCTCTCACGCTGTAG
- a CDS encoding GuaB1 family IMP dehydrogenase-related protein — MEFYGETPDVDLTYSDVFLVPRRSAITSRLDVDLAPGDGTTATLPLVSANMNSVTGARLAATLARRGGLGVLPQDMPLQELDAAIRWVKAQPVSWDTPLVLPADATVADAARLLPATEGHGIVVADASSGHVDADDILGIVPATRLGTALPDARLGDLARGRAASVDADDIESARHAFDVIVAAEAETVCVLHHGHLVGTLSRRSALRSTLYRPAVDASGRLIVAAAVGINGDVASKAKALAGAGVDVLVVDTAHGHQEGMLRALRAVADLDLGIPIAAGNIVSAEGVHDLVTAGATILKVGVGPGAMCTTRMMTAVGRPQFSAVLETAEAARIMGAHVWADGGVRYPRDVALALAAGAASVMIGSWFAGTIEAPGELQVDDAGRAYKESWGMASTKAVHERFGRLDPYDLARKELFAEGISSSRIYLDPLRPGLEDLLDMITSGVRSSFTYAGASTVAEFHDRARVGLQSAAGYEEGKALPVSW, encoded by the coding sequence ATGGAGTTCTACGGCGAAACCCCCGACGTCGACCTGACGTACTCTGACGTCTTCCTCGTCCCGCGTCGCTCGGCGATCACGAGCCGGCTCGATGTCGACCTCGCTCCCGGCGACGGCACGACGGCCACCCTCCCGCTCGTCTCGGCCAACATGAACTCGGTCACGGGCGCTCGGCTCGCTGCGACGCTGGCCCGTCGCGGGGGCCTCGGAGTCCTCCCGCAGGACATGCCGCTGCAGGAGCTGGACGCCGCCATCCGCTGGGTCAAGGCGCAGCCGGTCTCGTGGGACACCCCGCTCGTACTGCCGGCGGATGCGACCGTGGCCGACGCCGCGCGGCTCCTCCCCGCCACCGAGGGGCACGGCATCGTCGTCGCCGATGCGTCGTCGGGCCACGTCGACGCCGACGACATCCTCGGCATCGTTCCGGCGACCCGGCTCGGCACGGCCCTGCCCGACGCACGCCTGGGCGACCTCGCGCGCGGGCGCGCCGCATCCGTCGATGCCGACGACATCGAAAGCGCGCGCCACGCGTTCGACGTGATCGTCGCCGCCGAGGCGGAGACCGTGTGCGTGCTGCATCATGGGCACCTCGTCGGGACCCTCTCGCGTCGCAGCGCCCTGCGCTCGACGCTGTACCGCCCCGCCGTCGACGCGTCCGGCCGGCTGATCGTCGCAGCCGCGGTCGGCATCAACGGCGACGTCGCGTCGAAGGCGAAGGCGCTCGCCGGCGCGGGCGTCGACGTGCTCGTCGTCGACACCGCGCACGGTCACCAGGAGGGGATGCTCCGGGCGCTCCGCGCCGTCGCCGACCTCGACCTCGGCATCCCGATCGCGGCGGGCAACATCGTGAGCGCCGAAGGCGTGCACGACCTCGTCACCGCCGGCGCGACCATCCTCAAGGTCGGCGTCGGCCCCGGCGCCATGTGCACCACGCGCATGATGACGGCGGTCGGCCGCCCGCAGTTCTCCGCGGTGCTCGAGACCGCCGAGGCCGCCCGCATCATGGGTGCGCACGTGTGGGCCGACGGCGGCGTCCGCTACCCGCGCGACGTCGCGCTGGCGCTCGCGGCGGGTGCGGCATCGGTCATGATCGGCTCGTGGTTCGCGGGAACCATCGAGGCGCCCGGCGAGCTGCAGGTCGACGACGCCGGCCGCGCGTACAAGGAGTCGTGGGGCATGGCCTCGACGAAGGCCGTGCACGAGCGCTTCGGGCGACTGGACCCCTACGATCTCGCCCGCAAGGAGCTGTTCGCCGAGGGCATCTCGTCGTCGAGGATCTACCTCGACCCGCTCCGCCCCGGACTCGAGGACCTGCTCGACATGATCACATCGGGCGTGCGGTCCTCCTTCACCTACGCCGGTGCCTCGACGGTCGCCGAGTTCCACGACCGCGCCCGCGTCGGCCTGCAGTCGGCGGCCGGTTACGAAGAGGGTAAGGCGCTGCCGGTCAGCTGGTGA
- a CDS encoding hemolysin family protein, producing MDYVMLGVGLLLTIGTGLFVASEFALVNLDRADLEARQAAGESRLSLTISALRITSTHLSSAQLGITLTTLLTGYTMEPAISNLLAPVFDAWGIPSGVSRPLAAIIGISIATVFSMILGELVPKNFALAVPRQTAKLVMPFQVAFTTVFRPAIVVLNGSANGVLRAVGIEPKEELSGARTAEELSSLVRRSASAGVLEEDTASLLDRSLTFARLSAADVMTPRPSIHALAADDSAEDVIQLARRTGHSRFPVYGEDMDDITGIVHLKAAVGVPRERRADVPAAALATEPLRIPEPVHLDVLVSELRARGYQMAVVVDEYGGTAGVVTLEDLVEEIVGEVLDEHDRRRAGIVRVQDAVIFPGELRPDEVRDRTGIRIPEGDVYDTVGGYIMSVLERIPVVGDALEIEDGTIEVQRMDGRRVDRVRFRPTPMPHDDAAEGGDRR from the coding sequence ATGGATTACGTCATGTTGGGCGTGGGGCTTCTTCTGACAATAGGCACGGGCTTGTTCGTCGCGAGCGAGTTCGCGCTCGTGAACCTCGACCGGGCAGACCTCGAAGCCCGTCAGGCGGCGGGCGAGTCCCGTCTGTCGCTGACGATCAGCGCCCTGCGCATCACCTCGACGCACCTTTCCAGCGCGCAGCTGGGCATCACCCTGACGACCCTGCTCACCGGTTACACGATGGAGCCGGCGATCTCGAACCTGCTCGCTCCCGTGTTCGACGCGTGGGGCATCCCGAGCGGCGTCTCCAGGCCGCTGGCCGCCATCATCGGCATCTCGATCGCGACCGTCTTCTCGATGATCCTCGGCGAGCTCGTGCCCAAGAACTTCGCGCTGGCCGTGCCGCGGCAGACCGCCAAGCTCGTCATGCCGTTCCAGGTCGCCTTCACCACGGTGTTCCGCCCGGCGATCGTCGTGCTCAACGGCAGTGCGAACGGCGTGCTGCGTGCCGTCGGCATCGAGCCCAAGGAGGAGCTCTCCGGCGCCCGCACGGCCGAGGAGCTCTCGAGCCTTGTCCGCCGCTCGGCCAGCGCCGGCGTCCTCGAGGAGGACACCGCGTCGCTCCTGGACCGCAGCCTCACCTTCGCGCGGCTCTCGGCGGCCGACGTCATGACGCCGCGCCCGAGCATCCACGCACTCGCCGCCGATGATTCGGCCGAGGACGTCATCCAACTCGCCCGGCGCACCGGCCACAGCCGGTTCCCCGTGTACGGCGAAGACATGGACGACATCACCGGCATCGTGCACCTCAAGGCCGCCGTCGGCGTGCCGCGCGAGCGCCGGGCGGATGTCCCGGCTGCGGCGCTCGCGACCGAGCCGCTGCGCATCCCGGAGCCGGTCCATCTCGACGTACTCGTCTCCGAGCTGCGCGCCCGCGGCTACCAGATGGCCGTCGTGGTCGACGAGTACGGCGGCACCGCCGGGGTCGTCACGCTCGAGGACCTCGTCGAGGAGATCGTCGGCGAGGTGCTCGACGAGCACGACCGCCGTCGCGCGGGAATCGTGCGGGTCCAGGACGCCGTCATCTTCCCCGGTGAGCTGCGCCCCGACGAGGTGCGCGACCGCACCGGCATCCGCATCCCCGAGGGGGACGTCTACGACACCGTCGGCGGCTACATCATGAGCGTGCTCGAGCGCATCCCCGTGGTCGGCGACGCCCTCGAGATCGAGGACGGCACCATCGAGGTGCAGCGCATGGACGGCCGCCGCGTCGACCGAGTGAGGTTCAGGCCGACGCCGATGCCCCACGATGATGCGGCCGAGGGGGGTGATCGCCGATGA
- a CDS encoding hemolysin family protein yields MSDWAGIAWLVVLLIANAFFVGAEFAVISARRSQIEPLAEKGSRSARTALYAMEHATLMLATSQLGITICSLLILNVSEPAIHHLLAEPLGLTGWSEAVVDGIAFAVALILVSYLHVVFGEMVPKNLAFSVPDRAVLMLAPPLVWVSKIFHPVIVTLNWTANHIVRLFRVEPKDEASSTFTLEEVATIVNQSRIEGVLDDTSGTVAAAVEFTDKKAADVAVPLSHLVTLPEVTTPDEIERAVAKHGFSRYVIVDEAGLPLGYVHLKDILRAAEGPDAATDVALPIATKRIHHMVPVLESTDLEDALAVMRRAGRHLAQVRNESGEITAVLFLEDIIEELIGEVQDATRRRGF; encoded by the coding sequence ATGAGCGACTGGGCCGGAATCGCCTGGCTGGTGGTGCTCCTCATCGCCAACGCCTTCTTCGTCGGTGCCGAGTTCGCCGTCATCTCGGCACGTCGCTCGCAGATCGAGCCCCTCGCCGAGAAGGGCTCGCGGTCGGCCAGGACCGCGCTGTACGCGATGGAGCACGCGACGCTCATGCTCGCGACGAGCCAGCTCGGGATCACGATCTGCTCGCTGCTGATCCTGAACGTCTCAGAGCCCGCGATCCACCACCTGCTGGCCGAGCCGCTGGGGCTCACCGGCTGGTCGGAAGCCGTCGTCGACGGCATCGCCTTCGCGGTCGCGCTGATCCTCGTGTCGTACCTGCACGTGGTGTTCGGCGAGATGGTTCCGAAGAACCTCGCCTTCTCGGTGCCTGACCGTGCGGTGCTCATGCTCGCGCCGCCGCTCGTGTGGGTGTCGAAGATCTTCCACCCGGTGATCGTGACGCTCAACTGGACCGCGAACCACATCGTGCGGCTGTTCCGCGTCGAGCCGAAGGACGAGGCCTCCTCGACCTTCACGCTCGAGGAGGTCGCGACCATCGTCAACCAGTCCCGCATCGAGGGCGTGCTCGACGACACGTCGGGAACGGTGGCCGCGGCCGTCGAGTTCACCGACAAGAAGGCCGCCGACGTCGCGGTGCCGCTGTCGCATCTCGTGACGCTCCCCGAGGTCACGACGCCCGACGAGATCGAACGTGCGGTCGCCAAGCACGGCTTCTCGCGCTACGTGATCGTCGACGAGGCGGGCCTCCCGCTCGGCTACGTCCACCTCAAGGACATCCTCCGTGCGGCGGAGGGACCGGATGCCGCGACCGACGTCGCGCTCCCGATCGCGACGAAGCGCATCCACCACATGGTGCCGGTGCTGGAGTCGACCGATCTGGAGGACGCGCTCGCCGTGATGCGCCGCGCCGGGCGCCACCTCGCGCAGGTGCGCAACGAGTCGGGGGAGATCACCGCGGTGCTGTTCCTCGAGGACATCATCGAGGAGCTCATCGGCGAGGTTCAGGACGCGACCCGCCGCCGCGGCTTCTGA
- a CDS encoding NADH:flavin oxidoreductase/NADH oxidase — protein MSRLFTPLTLRDVTVRNRLWVSPMCQYSAVDGVPQEWHHTHLAQFASGGAGMVVAEATAVSPEGRISPEDTGLWNDAQRDAWTPIVAAIRSRGAVAGVQLAHAGRKASTWSPFSGSRGSVSAGEGGWSTVAPSAVAFDGYTEPLALDVAGIDRIVDDFAAAARRAVQAGFQVLEVHGAHGYLLHQFLSPLSNLREDEYGGSLENRARLLLRVLDAVADAAPGIPVIVRFSATDWAEGGWNPDETATVAGWAAERGADFFDISSGGLVAHQKLTSGPGYQVELAARVRREAGVPVNAVGMIDDAAHAERVLAEDLADAVMAGREWLRDPHYGLRAASELGAEIDYWPAQYLRARL, from the coding sequence ATGAGCCGCCTTTTCACCCCCCTCACCCTGCGCGACGTGACGGTGCGCAACCGCCTCTGGGTCTCCCCGATGTGCCAGTACAGCGCCGTCGATGGCGTACCGCAGGAGTGGCACCACACGCATCTGGCGCAGTTCGCGTCGGGCGGTGCGGGGATGGTCGTCGCGGAGGCGACGGCGGTGTCGCCCGAAGGGCGGATCTCGCCGGAGGACACCGGCCTGTGGAACGACGCGCAGCGCGATGCGTGGACGCCGATCGTCGCCGCGATCCGCAGCCGCGGCGCGGTCGCCGGCGTGCAGCTCGCGCACGCGGGGCGAAAGGCCTCGACATGGTCGCCGTTCTCGGGGAGCCGGGGATCCGTCTCCGCCGGGGAGGGCGGCTGGAGCACCGTCGCCCCGTCGGCGGTCGCCTTCGACGGCTACACCGAGCCCCTGGCGCTGGACGTCGCCGGCATCGACCGCATCGTCGACGACTTCGCGGCGGCCGCCCGCCGTGCCGTCCAGGCCGGCTTCCAGGTGCTCGAGGTGCACGGCGCCCACGGGTACCTGCTGCACCAGTTCCTCTCCCCGCTGTCGAACCTCCGCGAGGACGAGTACGGCGGCTCGCTCGAGAACCGCGCGCGCCTGCTGCTGCGGGTGCTCGACGCGGTAGCCGATGCCGCCCCCGGCATTCCCGTCATCGTGCGCTTCTCGGCCACGGATTGGGCAGAGGGCGGCTGGAATCCCGACGAGACCGCGACCGTCGCCGGCTGGGCGGCCGAGCGCGGCGCGGACTTCTTCGACATCTCCAGCGGCGGGCTCGTCGCCCACCAGAAGCTCACGAGCGGGCCCGGGTACCAGGTCGAGCTCGCGGCGCGGGTGCGGCGAGAAGCCGGCGTGCCGGTGAACGCCGTGGGCATGATCGACGACGCGGCGCACGCCGAGCGGGTGCTCGCCGAAGACCTCGCCGACGCCGTGATGGCCGGCCGCGAGTGGCTGCGCGACCCGCACTACGGCCTGCGCGCCGCGTCCGAGCTCGGCGCCGAGATCGACTACTGGCCCGCCCAGTATCTCCGCGCCCGCCTCTGA
- a CDS encoding ADP-dependent NAD(P)H-hydrate dehydratase — protein sequence MVRTWTRADAARALRRPTADDDKYSRGVLGMRTGSEAYPGAAVLGVEAAWRTGLGMVRYLGPERPTALVLARRPETVSADGRVQAWVIGSGTDASARTPSDTAALRALLSDTDPVVVDAGALDLAAEATAPRILTPHDREHARLRAALGLGHAPADRIDAARETAEATGAVVLLKGAVTVVVAPDGWAATVGAGTPWLATAGTGDVLAGVIGALVAGALAQDGHTDAASLAALAASGAWLHGRAGAIAAEGASIAGASSSPPFGDGPITALDVAEALPRAVAEVLARA from the coding sequence ATGGTGAGGACGTGGACGCGCGCCGATGCCGCTCGCGCCCTGCGGAGGCCAACCGCCGACGACGACAAGTATTCCCGAGGCGTGCTGGGCATGCGGACGGGCTCCGAGGCCTATCCGGGAGCCGCGGTCCTCGGTGTCGAGGCGGCCTGGCGCACAGGCCTCGGCATGGTGCGCTACCTCGGACCCGAACGTCCGACCGCTCTGGTGCTGGCACGACGGCCCGAGACGGTGTCGGCCGACGGGCGCGTGCAGGCATGGGTGATCGGATCGGGAACGGATGCCTCGGCCCGCACTCCGTCCGACACCGCGGCCCTGCGGGCCCTGCTGTCCGACACCGACCCCGTCGTCGTCGACGCGGGCGCCCTGGATCTCGCCGCCGAGGCCACGGCACCGCGCATCCTCACGCCGCACGACCGCGAGCACGCGCGGCTGCGCGCGGCGCTCGGCCTCGGGCACGCGCCGGCCGACCGCATCGACGCCGCCCGCGAGACCGCGGAGGCCACCGGAGCAGTGGTGCTTCTGAAGGGCGCGGTGACCGTCGTCGTCGCACCGGACGGCTGGGCGGCTACCGTCGGGGCGGGCACACCGTGGCTCGCCACCGCGGGCACCGGCGACGTGCTCGCCGGCGTCATCGGAGCCCTGGTCGCGGGTGCTCTCGCTCAGGACGGACACACGGATGCCGCCTCCCTCGCTGCGCTCGCCGCCTCGGGCGCGTGGCTGCACGGGCGGGCGGGTGCGATCGCCGCCGAGGGGGCGAGCATCGCGGGCGCGTCGAGCTCTCCGCCGTTCGGGGACGGGCCGATCACGGCGCTGGACGTCGCGGAGGCGCTGCCCCGCGCGGTCGCAGAGGTGCTCGCCCGCGCCTGA
- a CDS encoding glycosyltransferase 87 family protein has translation MLRRTWVWIAFVLVHAAVIWLGFVDDHAASWDVDQLYRWWAGLTLGGDAFPGITEDWIYPPLAQLPILLVGVFRGVVDYTLGWGLLVTALDAAAFALLVGPGRSRGRMLAAWFWLAAILALGGVGMYRLDAMTVPFAVAGSLWLVGRPWLGSALLAVATWIKVWPAALLAAAVIAVRRRLAIVGAAAAVSAVVVAVVLLAGGGPHLLGFVGDQTSRGLQIEAPVSSVYLLLALGEVPGARIFYDPDLITFQITGPSVDIVIMLMTPVLMLGMLGIAVTGAVKTWRGASFVALFPPLAAAFVLGFIVLNKVGSPQYMTWLIAPIVIGLAIDRRRWLGPAGLTVVILALTQAIFPFWYDWILVLTPAAVWLLVLRNATLLALFVWVVVRVARVPVRQAVPLRVSE, from the coding sequence GTGTTGCGGCGGACGTGGGTGTGGATCGCGTTCGTCCTCGTCCACGCCGCGGTGATCTGGCTCGGGTTCGTGGACGACCACGCTGCGTCCTGGGACGTCGACCAGCTGTATCGCTGGTGGGCGGGCCTCACGCTCGGCGGCGATGCGTTCCCCGGCATCACCGAGGACTGGATCTATCCGCCGCTGGCGCAGTTGCCGATCCTGCTCGTCGGGGTGTTCCGCGGGGTCGTGGACTACACGCTCGGCTGGGGGCTGCTCGTGACGGCGCTGGACGCCGCCGCGTTCGCACTCCTGGTGGGCCCTGGCAGGTCGCGCGGCCGCATGCTCGCCGCGTGGTTCTGGCTGGCGGCGATCCTCGCGCTCGGCGGCGTGGGCATGTACCGGCTCGACGCGATGACGGTGCCGTTCGCAGTGGCCGGCTCCCTGTGGCTCGTCGGGCGCCCCTGGCTCGGCTCCGCGCTCCTCGCCGTCGCGACCTGGATCAAGGTGTGGCCGGCGGCACTGCTCGCGGCCGCCGTGATCGCCGTGCGCCGCCGGCTCGCGATCGTCGGGGCAGCGGCGGCCGTCTCGGCGGTCGTCGTCGCCGTCGTCCTGCTCGCCGGCGGTGGCCCGCACCTCCTCGGCTTCGTGGGCGACCAGACCTCACGCGGCCTGCAGATCGAAGCGCCGGTGAGCAGCGTCTACCTGCTGCTGGCCCTCGGCGAGGTGCCCGGTGCGCGGATCTTCTACGACCCTGACCTGATCACGTTCCAGATCACCGGCCCCTCGGTCGACATCGTCATCATGCTGATGACCCCGGTCCTCATGCTCGGGATGCTGGGGATCGCGGTGACCGGTGCCGTCAAGACCTGGAGAGGCGCGTCGTTCGTCGCGCTGTTCCCGCCGCTGGCGGCCGCGTTCGTACTCGGCTTCATCGTTCTCAACAAGGTGGGTTCGCCGCAGTACATGACGTGGCTGATTGCGCCGATCGTCATCGGCCTCGCGATCGATCGGCGCCGGTGGCTGGGTCCCGCCGGCCTCACCGTCGTGATCCTGGCCCTCACGCAGGCGATCTTCCCGTTCTGGTACGACTGGATCCTCGTGCTGACACCCGCGGCCGTGTGGCTGCTCGTGCTGCGCAACGCGACTCTGCTGGCGCTGTTCGTGTGGGTGGTGGTGCGCGTGGCGCGAGTGCCCGTGCGTCAGGCGGTGCCGCTGCGCGTGTCAGAGTAG